From the Deinococcus sp. Leaf326 genome, one window contains:
- a CDS encoding isoprenyl transferase: MVRTPLKTALRTAQKTRTAARGALLWGYEQRLAREVRAHGRLPRHLGLILDGNRRFARAAGMQRELGHTIGADKAHEVLQWCLELGIPAATIWVLSTDNAGRNSEELAHILSLLEKEARNLATDPRIHANRVRVRAIGQHSAFPPNVLAALEDLEQKTAHYDGMRLNIAVGYGGREEIVDAVKEHLREQQSAGLTLTQAADTLTPEHISAHLYAADIPDPDFIIRTSGEIRLSGFMLWQSVYSEYYFCDVYWPGFRRVDFLRALRDFQGRDRRFGK; this comes from the coding sequence ATGGTCAGGACGCCCCTCAAAACTGCGCTGCGGACCGCGCAGAAGACCCGCACGGCGGCGCGCGGCGCCCTGCTGTGGGGGTACGAGCAGCGGCTGGCGCGCGAGGTCCGCGCGCACGGTCGCCTGCCCCGGCACCTGGGACTGATTCTCGACGGCAACCGCCGTTTTGCCCGCGCCGCCGGGATGCAGCGCGAACTGGGACACACCATCGGGGCCGACAAGGCGCACGAGGTCTTGCAGTGGTGTCTGGAACTGGGCATTCCCGCCGCGACCATCTGGGTGCTCTCGACCGACAACGCCGGGCGCAACTCCGAGGAACTCGCGCACATCCTCTCGCTGCTGGAAAAAGAGGCGCGCAATCTCGCCACCGACCCGCGCATCCATGCCAACCGGGTGCGGGTGCGGGCCATCGGGCAGCACAGCGCTTTTCCGCCGAACGTGCTGGCCGCCCTGGAAGACCTGGAGCAGAAAACGGCCCACTACGACGGTATGCGCCTGAACATCGCCGTCGGCTACGGCGGCCGCGAGGAGATCGTGGACGCGGTCAAAGAGCACCTGCGCGAGCAGCAGTCGGCCGGGCTCACGCTCACGCAGGCGGCCGATACCCTGACCCCCGAGCACATCAGCGCGCATCTCTACGCCGCCGACATTCCCGATCCCGACTTCATCATCCGCACCAGCGGCGAGATCCGGCTCTCGGGCTTCATGCTGTGGCAGAGCGTCTATAGCGAATACTACTTCTGCGACGTGTACTGGCCCGGGTTCCGGCGCGTGGATTTCCTGCGGGCCCTGCGCGACTTCCAGGGCCGCGACCGCCGTTTCGGCAAGTAG